A stretch of the Poseidonibacter parvus genome encodes the following:
- a CDS encoding FtsW/RodA/SpoVE family cell cycle protein has protein sequence MRLFDKRIISHFDYLLILFVLPLIYLSYHLISETNEILANKQLIYFTLSFFAFIIVFILPIRKKLRWIPFLYWLGIFLLIAVEFWGVTKLGAKRWLPLPILNTTMQPSELIKPIYILMLGYLIHNRPPPKNGYGFNDFVYFSFYILLPFVLIAKEPDLGTALVLLLVGYGILFIVGVNWKIWTSILLVIGISSPFIYTYLIKDYQKKRIKDFISEKPSYHVQQSIIAIGSGGLVGKLSEEATQTQLKFLPIATSDFIFAYFVERYGFLGAIGLIFLYGLLIAHLLTLNYYFKDDYVIRVFASGLGLLLFFNMSVNILMVIGFAPVVGLPLPLFSYGGSSFINFIVIFAILENLLAFRYMDLYNYERKL, from the coding sequence ATGCGTTTATTTGATAAGAGAATTATTTCCCATTTTGATTATTTGTTAATACTTTTTGTTTTACCTTTGATATATTTATCATATCATCTAATTAGTGAAACAAATGAAATATTAGCGAATAAACAATTAATATACTTTACACTTTCATTTTTTGCTTTTATTATAGTATTTATTTTACCAATTAGAAAAAAACTTCGATGGATTCCTTTTCTTTATTGGCTAGGAATCTTTCTTTTAATTGCAGTTGAATTCTGGGGTGTTACAAAACTAGGTGCTAAAAGGTGGCTTCCTTTACCTATTTTAAATACAACAATGCAGCCTTCTGAACTAATCAAACCTATATACATTTTGATGCTTGGGTATTTAATTCATAATAGACCTCCACCAAAAAATGGTTATGGTTTTAACGATTTTGTGTATTTTTCTTTTTATATATTATTACCTTTTGTTTTAATTGCTAAAGAGCCTGATTTAGGTACTGCATTAGTATTATTACTTGTGGGTTATGGAATTTTATTTATTGTTGGAGTTAATTGGAAAATTTGGACTTCTATACTTTTAGTTATTGGAATATCATCACCTTTTATTTATACATATTTAATCAAAGATTATCAAAAGAAAAGAATAAAAGATTTTATTTCTGAAAAACCAAGTTATCACGTACAACAATCAATCATCGCAATTGGTTCAGGTGGTTTAGTTGGAAAATTAAGTGAAGAAGCAACACAAACACAGCTAAAGTTTTTGCCTATTGCTACAAGTGATTTTATTTTTGCATATTTTGTTGAAAGATACGGATTTTTAGGTGCAATTGGATTAATCTTTTTATATGGATTATTAATAGCTCATTTGCTAACTTTAAATTATTACTTTAAAGATGATTACGTCATCCGGGTATTTGCCTCAGGATTGGGGCTATTACTGTTTTTTAATATGAGTGTAAATATTTTAATGGTTATTGGTTTTGCACCTGTAGTTGGTCTTCCTTTACCTTTATTTTCATATGGGGGAAGTTCTTTTATTAATTTTATTGTGATTTTTGCAATTTTGGAGAACTTATTAGCCTTTAGATATATGGATTTATATAATTATGAAAGAAAACTATAA